The proteins below come from a single Zhouia spongiae genomic window:
- a CDS encoding helix-turn-helix domain-containing protein gives MEFPKNNILDNWLEANQNTEIDRFIERNLAITEKVCAVLKERGIKKKKFAEMLGKSPSEVSKWLSGLHNLTLKSITKMEEVLDINLINIEPIKEIEYVYLGSIPGGNMEDAINGYEETNYSEAS, from the coding sequence ATGGAATTTCCTAAAAACAACATATTAGACAATTGGTTAGAAGCTAATCAAAATACTGAAATAGACAGATTCATTGAAAGAAACTTGGCTATAACAGAAAAGGTATGCGCTGTTTTAAAAGAACGTGGTATCAAGAAAAAGAAATTTGCTGAAATGTTAGGCAAATCTCCTTCAGAGGTATCTAAGTGGTTGTCTGGCTTGCATAACCTTACCTTAAAAAGTATTACTAAAATGGAAGAGGTTTTGGATATTAATCTAATTAATATTGAACCTATAAAAGAAATTGAATACGTTTATTTAGGTTCTATTCCTGGAGGTAATATGGAAGATGCCATCAATGGGTATGAAGAAACAAATTATAGCGAAGCAAGCTAA
- a CDS encoding helix-turn-helix domain-containing protein produces the protein MNTKTIQITEVTVQELADIVADRLIQKLEPYLQELTKPKNEELLTRFETAEYLRVSLVTISAWSKLGIINPIRMGNKVLFKKQHILDILEQQRINKKR, from the coding sequence ATGAATACGAAAACCATACAAATCACAGAGGTAACAGTACAGGAATTAGCCGATATAGTTGCCGATAGATTAATTCAGAAATTAGAACCATACCTTCAGGAATTAACAAAACCAAAAAATGAAGAACTGCTAACACGATTTGAAACAGCAGAGTATTTAAGAGTAAGCCTGGTAACTATAAGTGCTTGGTCAAAACTTGGCATTATAAACCCAATCCGTATGGGGAATAAAGTTTTGTTTAAAAAGCAGCACATTTTAGACATTTTGGAACAACAGAGAATAAATAAAAAAAGGTAG
- a CDS encoding DUF6943 family protein codes for MSTFQLKTHQPGRTYTQPHFFILNKGLNSGKPLPDPCPNCFVLTTPTEEDKNMLFHLSMMLQIGGFYAYYLKGSVIPFITIDDCRNTLKNALKSTQNNDGEFQKYLRAVYAINKKEMELQNVIAKISDLKVAYIQSCFKQMQLKVT; via the coding sequence ATGTCAACGTTTCAACTGAAAACACACCAACCCGGAAGAACCTACACTCAGCCACATTTCTTTATTTTGAACAAAGGGCTTAACAGCGGAAAGCCATTACCAGATCCCTGTCCTAACTGTTTTGTTCTAACCACTCCAACCGAAGAAGACAAAAACATGTTATTCCACTTGTCTATGATGCTTCAAATAGGCGGTTTTTACGCTTATTATTTAAAAGGTAGTGTTATTCCGTTTATCACTATAGATGATTGCAGAAACACACTTAAAAACGCTTTGAAGTCAACCCAAAATAATGATGGGGAGTTTCAAAAGTACCTTAGAGCAGTTTACGCCATCAACAAAAAGGAAATGGAACTGCAAAATGTCATTGCCAAAATATCAGATTTAAAGGTGGCTTATATCCAATCCTGTTTCAAACAGATGCAATTAAAAGTAACCTAA
- a CDS encoding DUF6266 family protein, producing the protein MAVITKGILGGISGKVGTVVGASWKGIDYIRSKPSSVANPRTEGQVNQRNKFSVTLEYLQPNLGFIKLGYKGYAVQKTAFNAAMSYVLNNAITGAAPDFEIDYNLALLSRGSLSGALNPDTDLSTPGQVTFTWDDNSDEGNANVTDKAMLLVYNPSKKASVAILGGQDRTVGSEVVPIPATYAGDTVELFMAFITADNTQVSNSVYLGSGTAA; encoded by the coding sequence ATGGCAGTAATTACTAAAGGAATCCTGGGAGGTATCTCTGGGAAAGTAGGCACGGTAGTAGGTGCATCTTGGAAAGGTATTGATTACATTAGAAGTAAACCTTCTTCAGTAGCCAATCCAAGAACAGAAGGACAGGTAAACCAAAGAAACAAGTTTTCTGTGACTTTGGAATACTTACAACCTAACTTAGGTTTTATTAAACTTGGGTATAAGGGGTATGCGGTTCAAAAGACAGCGTTCAATGCAGCAATGTCTTATGTGCTAAACAATGCAATCACAGGTGCAGCACCTGATTTCGAGATTGACTACAATTTAGCACTTTTAAGTAGAGGTAGCTTGTCGGGAGCTTTAAACCCTGACACTGATCTATCAACTCCAGGTCAAGTGACTTTCACTTGGGATGATAACTCAGATGAAGGAAATGCAAACGTAACGGACAAAGCGATGTTACTTGTGTACAATCCATCTAAAAAAGCATCCGTAGCCATTTTAGGAGGACAAGACAGAACTGTAGGTAGTGAGGTTGTTCCTATTCCGGCTACTTATGCAGGTGATACAGTAGAGTTATTTATGGCGTTTATTACCGCTGATAACACCCAAGTATCAAACAGTGTGTATTTAGGCTCGGGTACGGCAGCTTAA
- a CDS encoding DUF3885 domain-containing protein: MTESEFIDYWNKEYPESFPINHELKWVYPDRWFRIHNLPESKRYAESADEYKIILDRQNQLINDLIGEESEVAISFGLYTNEITNDNCKELTDFGEFLKVFTIDLYKERPEEHEHEMYFDIYLKTENWKNGNWDEILKAIADDEIRAMFVSPSKKCVIAPYDGGVDVIVDSTEKRDMLKDKYKDWLSELENGM, encoded by the coding sequence ATGACAGAAAGCGAATTCATTGACTATTGGAATAAGGAATATCCAGAATCGTTTCCAATCAATCACGAATTGAAATGGGTGTATCCTGACAGATGGTTTAGAATTCATAATCTACCTGAGTCAAAACGATATGCCGAATCTGCAGACGAGTACAAAATCATACTTGACCGACAAAACCAATTAATTAATGACCTGATTGGCGAAGAATCAGAAGTAGCAATTTCCTTCGGACTTTACACAAATGAGATAACCAATGACAATTGCAAAGAACTGACTGACTTCGGAGAATTTCTAAAAGTCTTTACCATTGACTTGTACAAGGAAAGACCTGAAGAACATGAACATGAAATGTACTTTGATATTTACCTCAAAACTGAAAATTGGAAAAACGGAAACTGGGATGAAATTCTCAAAGCAATTGCTGATGATGAAATAAGAGCAATGTTTGTCAGTCCTTCAAAGAAATGTGTCATTGCACCTTATGACGGCGGAGTTGATGTGATTGTTGACTCGACCGAAAAAAGAGATATGCTTAAGGATAAATACAAGGATTGGCTTTCTGAACTTGAAAATGGAATGTAA
- a CDS encoding IS1182 family transposase has product MQGKKKYQEKLFNQFQLSERVPKDNFYRRLKEVLDLEYLYALTKRYYGSSGQKSIDPVVFFKLCLVGYLENIISDRKLITHCSMRLDILFFLDYDIDEELPWHSTISRTRQLFPESVFEEVFTKVFELCVSVGMVSGHTQAIDSAPVKANASMDSLELKVPEEDLESYLRKVRHISKRDKDKPLRQAKENKAGKDQQTLSASKKELQAIKSRNSKWAKDQDQRPGAGNKGSRYTSNKTHYSPTDPDARISVKPGKARKLNYLSQLTVDTSNHVITDIKAYHADGKDNQQLPDIVKRVQRRLWNSGLLWENCVADTGYSSGENYAFLEKNQIKSFIPPHGTYKGGPAGFTYIEAGNYWLCPQVKKVTFRKQKLEKGTLKDQYFTKRSDCKGCPIKQQCIGKSYEKRINITAYRKEYERNIARVNSPQGRYMKAKRQSTVEPVFGTLTQFMGLRKVNTLGIKQANKCMQLSAIAYNLKKYLKFIENHTKSGVASMQSIYFSLKAIIQYILRLFKPFNFSLQLNYTTK; this is encoded by the coding sequence ATGCAAGGAAAAAAGAAGTATCAGGAGAAGTTATTCAACCAGTTTCAGTTAAGTGAACGCGTACCCAAAGACAATTTCTACCGCCGGTTAAAAGAGGTGTTGGACTTAGAATATTTGTATGCGCTTACCAAACGATATTACGGTAGTAGCGGACAAAAGAGCATCGATCCGGTGGTGTTCTTTAAACTTTGTTTGGTAGGTTATTTAGAAAACATTATCAGTGATCGAAAGCTCATAACGCATTGCAGTATGCGATTGGATATTTTGTTCTTTTTGGATTATGATATCGATGAAGAACTGCCCTGGCATTCTACCATTAGCCGCACCCGTCAGTTATTTCCTGAGTCAGTGTTTGAAGAGGTCTTTACCAAGGTGTTTGAACTATGTGTATCGGTCGGGATGGTCAGTGGCCATACTCAGGCTATCGATAGCGCCCCTGTAAAAGCCAATGCCTCGATGGACAGTCTGGAGCTCAAAGTACCTGAGGAAGATTTAGAGTCCTACCTCCGTAAGGTGCGCCATATCAGCAAACGGGACAAGGATAAACCATTACGTCAAGCTAAAGAGAATAAAGCGGGAAAGGATCAGCAAACCTTATCGGCCAGTAAAAAGGAGCTACAGGCCATAAAGAGCAGGAACAGTAAATGGGCAAAAGATCAGGATCAGCGTCCGGGAGCAGGCAATAAAGGCTCGAGATATACCAGCAATAAGACCCATTACAGTCCTACCGATCCCGATGCCCGTATCAGTGTCAAACCGGGCAAGGCCAGGAAACTCAATTACCTATCTCAATTAACCGTAGACACCTCCAATCATGTGATAACCGATATCAAAGCCTACCATGCCGATGGCAAAGACAACCAACAACTGCCCGACATAGTGAAAAGGGTACAACGACGCTTGTGGAACTCAGGACTGCTATGGGAGAACTGTGTAGCCGATACAGGATATAGCAGTGGGGAGAACTATGCCTTTTTAGAAAAGAATCAGATCAAGAGTTTTATCCCTCCCCATGGTACTTACAAAGGAGGGCCGGCAGGATTTACATATATTGAGGCAGGCAACTATTGGTTATGCCCTCAGGTCAAGAAAGTTACTTTCCGCAAACAAAAATTAGAGAAAGGGACTCTAAAAGATCAGTACTTTACCAAACGGAGTGATTGTAAAGGCTGCCCGATAAAACAACAATGTATTGGTAAAAGTTATGAGAAACGCATAAACATTACTGCTTATCGCAAAGAATACGAACGTAATATAGCAAGAGTGAATAGTCCGCAGGGACGGTATATGAAAGCCAAGCGGCAAAGCACGGTAGAACCGGTGTTTGGAACATTAACACAGTTTATGGGACTTAGAAAAGTGAATACCCTAGGCATTAAACAGGCAAACAAATGTATGCAGCTCTCGGCCATAGCCTACAACTTGAAGAAGTACCTGAAATTCATTGAAAACCACACAAAAAGTGGAGTAGCAAGCATGCAAAGTATTTACTTTTCTTTAAAAGCTATCATACAATACATTTTACGCCTTTTTAAGCCTTTCAATTTTAGTTTACAGCTAAACTATACCACAAAATAA
- a CDS encoding IS1182 family transposase, producing MQGKKKYQEKLFNQFQLSERVPIDNFYRRLKEVLDLDYLYPLTKRYYGSSGQKSIDPVVFFKLCLVGYLENIISDRKLITHCSMRLDILFFLDYDIDEELPWHSTISRTRQLFPESVLEEVFTKVFELCVSVGMVSGHTQAIDSAPVKANASMDSLELKVPEADLETHLREIRHISKGDKDKPLRQAKGNKADKDQQTLSASKKELQAIKSRNSKWAKDQDQRPGAGNKGSRYTSNKTHYSPTDPDARISVKPGKARKLNYLSQLTVDTSNHVITDIKAYHADGKDNQQLPDIVKRVQRRLWNSGLLWENCVADTGYSSGENYAFLEKNQIKSFIPPHGTYKGGPGGFTYIEAGSYWLCPQGKKVTFRKQKLEKGTLKDQYFTKRSDCKGCPIKQQCIGKSYEKRINITAYRKEYERNIARVNSPQGRYMKAKRQSTVEPVFGTLTQFMGLRKVNTLGIKQANKCMQLSAIAYNLKKYLKFIENHTKSGVASMQSIYFSLKAIIQYILRLFKPFNFSLQLNYTTK from the coding sequence ATGCAAGGAAAAAAGAAGTATCAGGAGAAGTTGTTCAATCAGTTTCAGTTAAGTGAGCGCGTACCTATAGACAATTTCTATCGGCGGTTAAAAGAGGTGTTGGATTTAGATTACTTATACCCACTTACCAAACGATATTATGGTAGTAGCGGACAAAAGAGCATCGACCCGGTGGTGTTCTTTAAACTTTGTTTGGTAGGTTATTTAGAAAACATTATCAGTGATCGAAAGCTCATAACGCATTGCAGTATGCGATTGGATATTTTGTTCTTTTTGGATTATGATATCGATGAAGAACTGCCATGGCATTCTACCATTAGCCGCACCCGACAGTTATTTCCTGAGTCAGTGTTAGAAGAGGTCTTTACCAAGGTGTTTGAACTATGTGTATCGGTCGGGATGGTCAGTGGCCATACTCAGGCTATCGATAGCGCCCCTGTAAAAGCCAATGCTTCTATGGATAGTTTGGAACTGAAAGTTCCTGAAGCCGATTTAGAAACGCATCTTCGAGAAATTCGTCACATTAGTAAAGGTGATAAAGACAAACCACTACGTCAAGCCAAAGGGAATAAAGCAGACAAAGATCAGCAAACCTTATCGGCCAGTAAAAAGGAGCTACAGGCCATAAAGAGCAGGAACAGTAAATGGGCAAAGGATCAGGATCAGCGCCCGGGAGCAGGCAATAAAGGCTCGAGATATACCAGCAATAAGACCCATTACAGTCCTACCGATCCCGATGCCCGTATCAGTGTCAAACCGGGCAAGGCCAGGAAACTCAATTACCTATCTCAATTAACAGTAGATACCTCCAATCATGTGATAACCGATATCAAAGCCTACCATGCCGATGGCAAAGACAACCAACAACTGCCAGACATAGTGAAAAGGGTACAACGCCGATTGTGGAACTCAGGACTGCTATGGGAGAACTGTGTAGCTGATACAGGATATAGCAGTGGGGAGAACTATGCCTTTTTAGAAAAGAATCAGATCAAGAGTTTTATCCCTCCCCATGGTACTTACAAAGGAGGGCCGGGAGGATTTACATATATTGAGGCAGGCAGCTATTGGTTATGCCCTCAGGGCAAGAAAGTTACTTTCCGCAAACAAAAATTAGAGAAAGGGACTCTAAAAGATCAGTACTTTACCAAACGGAGTGATTGTAAAGGCTGCCCGATAAAACAACAATGTATTGGTAAAAGTTATGAGAAACGCATAAACATTACTGCTTATCGCAAAGAATACGAACGTAATATAGCAAGAGTGAATAGTCCGCAGGGACGGTATATGAAAGCCAAGCGGCAAAGCACGGTAGAACCGGTGTTTGGAACATTAACACAGTTTATGGGACTTAGAAAAGTGAATACCCTAGGCATTAAACAGGCAAACAAATGTATGCAGCTCTCGGCCATAGCCTACAACTTGAAGAAGTACCTGAAATTCATTGAAAACCACACAAAAAGTGGAGTAGCAAGCATGCAAAGTATTTACTTTTCTTTAAAAGCTATCATACAATACATTTTACGCCTTTTTAAGCCTTTCAATTTTAGTTTACAGCTAAACTATACCACAAAATAA
- a CDS encoding IS110 family transposase, whose protein sequence is MNKYNEIYGVDISKDVFDVIGSQGSYYQFENNPKGFKSFMKVLKMDSLVVMEATGYYHYRLAQFLNHNGFTVSIVNPLSVKRFIQMKLSKVKTDKSDAKAICEYAQVNPVPIYSSLDDTQAECLQLFRLLDIYLKQRSAIKNKLHGETVLGVPSKMVYRSLEQSLKHFNKHIEALEQRLLELVKKEQQQQLTNLKSIPGLGTKTALFLIVITDGFSKFERASQLCSYVGITPIIRISGSSVRGKSRISKVGNRKLRNLLFLCSFSACKHNKACRELYNRLLAQGKTKKQALIAVSNKLLKQAFAIAKSGIPYNENYVSKLV, encoded by the coding sequence ATGAATAAATATAATGAAATTTATGGTGTGGATATCAGCAAAGATGTCTTTGATGTTATTGGAAGTCAAGGAAGTTATTATCAATTTGAAAACAATCCCAAAGGTTTTAAGTCCTTTATGAAAGTATTGAAAATGGATAGTTTGGTAGTCATGGAAGCTACAGGTTATTACCATTATCGTCTGGCCCAATTCTTAAACCATAACGGCTTTACAGTATCAATAGTAAACCCTTTGTCTGTAAAGCGGTTTATACAGATGAAACTGTCTAAGGTTAAAACGGATAAAAGCGACGCTAAGGCCATATGTGAGTATGCTCAGGTGAACCCGGTACCGATATATTCTTCTTTAGATGATACTCAAGCAGAATGTCTCCAGTTGTTTCGTCTTTTAGATATCTATCTTAAGCAACGTTCTGCCATTAAAAATAAGCTTCACGGGGAAACTGTTTTAGGAGTTCCTTCCAAAATGGTTTATCGTTCTTTAGAACAAAGTTTAAAGCACTTTAACAAACATATAGAAGCTCTTGAGCAACGATTATTGGAACTAGTGAAAAAGGAACAACAACAGCAACTAACCAATTTAAAAAGTATCCCTGGTTTAGGTACTAAAACAGCCTTATTCCTGATTGTAATAACAGATGGATTTTCCAAATTTGAAAGAGCCTCTCAACTTTGCAGTTATGTAGGAATCACACCCATTATACGGATATCGGGTAGTAGTGTCAGAGGCAAAAGCCGAATCAGTAAGGTTGGCAATAGAAAATTAAGAAACTTGCTGTTCTTGTGTAGTTTTTCAGCCTGCAAGCATAATAAAGCATGTAGGGAACTCTACAATCGATTATTAGCCCAAGGAAAAACTAAAAAACAAGCTCTGATAGCAGTCTCCAATAAGCTATTAAAACAAGCCTTTGCAATAGCTAAATCAGGGATTCCATATAATGAAAATTATGTATCAAAATTAGTCTAA
- a CDS encoding FRG domain-containing protein, translated as MKLEVIKNITEYLNLISDNKKQGKIWFRGQKYSEYQLEPSLFREKLDISIDEPYYKREKYLIKNSNLSHEKFKENVKKYKDCSAFDEIDYLYLMQHYGIPTRLLDFTVNELIALYFSVSNFTQSSLEIEDEIYDFNSTNSFTKHGSAVYCINPILVNEHSFRKSEIINLNEYNFESLNNIDFPICIKSNSVDDRIKVQEGVFVYYGTMIHPLDYYSIFEQSMTKIFIPNSVRDVIKKELKNNYNISHLTMFPDISGVSMEIIDEMDDEFRILKKNTVANKELS; from the coding sequence ATGAAATTAGAAGTAATAAAGAATATTACGGAATATTTGAATTTAATATCAGATAATAAAAAACAAGGGAAAATTTGGTTTAGAGGTCAAAAATATTCGGAATATCAACTTGAACCATCACTTTTTAGAGAAAAATTAGATATATCAATTGATGAACCATATTATAAAAGAGAGAAATACTTAATTAAAAATTCAAATCTTTCTCATGAAAAGTTTAAAGAGAATGTAAAAAAATATAAAGACTGTTCAGCTTTTGATGAAATAGATTATTTGTATTTAATGCAGCATTATGGTATTCCAACTCGATTGCTGGATTTTACTGTGAATGAATTAATAGCTTTATATTTTAGTGTTTCTAATTTCACACAAAGTAGTCTTGAAATAGAAGATGAAATTTATGATTTCAATTCAACAAATAGCTTTACAAAGCATGGTTCAGCGGTATATTGCATAAATCCAATTTTGGTAAATGAACATTCATTTAGAAAATCAGAGATTATAAACTTGAATGAGTATAATTTTGAAAGTTTAAATAATATAGATTTTCCTATTTGTATAAAATCAAATAGTGTAGATGATAGAATTAAGGTTCAAGAAGGAGTTTTTGTATATTATGGAACTATGATTCATCCGTTGGATTATTATTCCATATTTGAACAGTCAATGACAAAGATATTTATACCTAATTCAGTCAGAGATGTAATTAAAAAAGAATTGAAAAATAATTATAATATTTCACATTTAACAATGTTCCCTGATATATCAGGTGTTTCAATGGAGATAATAGATGAAATGGATGATGAATTTAGAATTTTAAAGAAAAATACAGTTGCTAACAAAGAACTGAGTTAA
- a CDS encoding DUF2511 domain-containing protein encodes MTDSALKDIYLHDELTASIKLIRLGFGELQNLDMANDFYHLPFQLLSSGLERLMKCHICLGYHEINNEYPDSKSLKKCGGRNGHDLLELKKNILSDYFKSSEIPVLIEDKEFISNDNDLEKLIYLLSEFGKYSRYHNLDIVTSATKPSIDVKKLWSEYETNIVLSDKSLLSKLSDFEYQQEVNDFITQSIIKKLELFVRGISRQFTLGRLGKKAQQFSPVYYDFIMLTDSQIGITDYRKETTRFKKKETKIHKRTFADKINRNTNSAYRHKKISKSEYNGDWPFYAEEVIIECRQKHWCVVEIEGYDYALNGAAQGRFNLTSVHDAGMAIIGKSIGDFIDMTLKLGAE; translated from the coding sequence ATGACTGATAGTGCGTTAAAAGACATTTATTTACATGACGAATTAACAGCTTCAATAAAGCTCATAAGACTGGGGTTTGGAGAATTACAGAACCTTGACATGGCGAATGATTTCTATCATTTACCATTTCAATTACTATCGAGTGGTCTAGAACGACTTATGAAATGTCATATCTGTCTAGGTTATCATGAAATTAACAATGAATATCCTGACAGTAAGAGCTTGAAAAAGTGTGGAGGTCGAAATGGGCATGATTTATTAGAATTAAAGAAAAACATACTATCTGATTACTTTAAAAGTTCTGAAATTCCAGTTTTAATTGAGGATAAAGAATTTATATCTAATGATAATGATTTAGAAAAATTGATTTATCTCCTTTCTGAATTCGGAAAGTATTCGAGATATCACAATCTAGATATTGTAACATCGGCAACTAAGCCGAGTATTGATGTAAAAAAACTTTGGTCAGAATATGAGACCAATATAGTTTTATCAGATAAGAGTCTACTAAGTAAATTATCAGATTTCGAATATCAACAAGAGGTAAACGATTTTATAACACAATCAATAATTAAAAAACTTGAATTATTTGTAAGAGGTATAAGTAGACAATTCACCTTAGGAAGATTAGGAAAGAAAGCACAACAATTTTCACCCGTTTATTATGACTTTATCATGTTGACCGATAGTCAAATTGGTATAACTGACTATAGAAAGGAAACTACACGATTTAAAAAGAAAGAAACTAAGATACACAAGAGAACTTTTGCTGACAAAATAAATCGGAATACTAATTCGGCCTATAGACATAAGAAAATCAGTAAATCGGAATATAATGGGGATTGGCCATTTTATGCTGAAGAAGTAATTATTGAATGTAGACAAAAGCACTGGTGTGTGGTAGAAATTGAGGGATATGATTACGCTTTGAATGGAGCTGCTCAAGGAAGATTCAATTTGACATCTGTTCATGATGCTGGTATGGCAATTATTGGTAAATCAATAGGAGATTTTATTGATATGACACTTAAATTAGGAGCAGAATAA
- a CDS encoding helix-turn-helix transcriptional regulator, whose translation MSKEVYNRIKAVLAEQGKTNNWLADELEMNRTTVSKWCRNEMQPRVETLFQIARVLGIDVRELLISTKD comes from the coding sequence GTGAGCAAAGAAGTTTATAATCGTATAAAGGCTGTTCTAGCCGAACAAGGAAAAACTAATAATTGGTTAGCAGATGAATTAGAAATGAATAGAACTACTGTTTCTAAATGGTGCAGAAATGAAATGCAACCAAGAGTTGAGACTTTATTTCAAATTGCTAGAGTGCTTGGAATTGATGTAAGGGAATTACTTATATCGACTAAAGATTGA
- a CDS encoding SymE family type I addiction module toxin yields the protein MSRFRKLKIYQKHQPREWKYITVPEIRLEGKWLEQLGFEIGKEIEIKQQKNKLTITLTDKKNKK from the coding sequence ATGAGCCGATTTAGAAAGCTAAAAATCTATCAAAAACATCAACCTCGCGAATGGAAGTATATTACTGTTCCAGAAATTCGCCTTGAGGGAAAATGGCTTGAGCAACTTGGATTTGAAATCGGAAAAGAAATTGAAATTAAGCAACAAAAGAATAAACTGACTATTACGCTGACTGATAAAAAGAACAAAAAATAA
- a CDS encoding helix-turn-helix domain-containing protein: MNTKESKYFQKLGAKIKQLREEKEIDQKSFAFDCEIGRTQLYMIENGKTNPRLLTLIKIASGLEISVDELLRLK; this comes from the coding sequence GTGAACACGAAAGAATCAAAATATTTCCAGAAATTAGGTGCTAAAATCAAGCAATTGAGAGAAGAAAAAGAGATTGACCAAAAGTCCTTTGCTTTTGATTGTGAGATTGGTAGAACTCAATTGTATATGATTGAAAATGGTAAAACAAATCCTCGTTTACTTACTTTGATAAAAATTGCTAGCGGTCTTGAAATATCAGTAGATGAGCTTTTAAGATTGAAATAA
- a CDS encoding HNH endonuclease, whose protein sequence is MGSIQEWGEKVNWEERVKAVCKPCWELKYCPYGPLVEDFPLKSENDEKSCRIFGHDCPVFYVAEPLTETKELRKITRHIPRVTQFRVMKRENQICQVCKKSVIDEDIEFDHIIPWSKGGSSEESNIRLLCSDCNRKRGNKFEDEYLITNVVDHLSEPFNVGVIDFLKEISKFGHEFYENEGFYPTENDFAECLNEGEKTIAEIKGAEYLNDLVDFFTAKKPSEISESDFNTLKYRWGFIDRKIHRIKHSATKFDSNPKHIVQLENDLTKKMGLRIKQDKKTFDGWLKK, encoded by the coding sequence ATGGGGTCAATACAAGAATGGGGAGAAAAAGTTAATTGGGAAGAGCGAGTAAAAGCTGTTTGCAAACCTTGTTGGGAATTAAAATACTGCCCTTATGGACCATTAGTTGAAGACTTTCCTTTAAAATCTGAAAATGATGAGAAAAGTTGCCGGATTTTTGGACACGATTGTCCAGTTTTTTACGTAGCTGAGCCATTAACTGAAACAAAAGAATTAAGAAAAATCACAAGGCATATTCCAAGAGTTACTCAATTCAGAGTAATGAAAAGGGAAAATCAAATTTGTCAGGTTTGCAAGAAATCAGTTATAGATGAGGATATAGAATTTGACCATATAATTCCTTGGTCTAAAGGAGGTTCATCTGAAGAATCTAATATTAGACTTCTTTGCTCTGACTGCAACAGAAAAAGAGGAAACAAATTTGAAGATGAATATTTAATCACAAATGTTGTTGACCATTTGTCTGAACCTTTTAATGTTGGAGTTATAGACTTTCTCAAAGAGATAAGTAAGTTCGGTCACGAGTTTTATGAAAATGAAGGATTCTATCCTACCGAAAACGATTTTGCCGAATGTCTAAACGAGGGAGAGAAAACAATAGCCGAAATTAAAGGAGCTGAATATCTTAATGATTTAGTTGATTTTTTTACTGCAAAAAAACCTTCTGAAATTTCTGAATCTGATTTTAATACACTAAAATATCGTTGGGGATTTATAGATAGAAAAATACATAGAATCAAGCATTCAGCGACAAAATTTGATTCAAATCCAAAACATATTGTTCAGTTAGAAAATGATTTAACTAAGAAAATGGGATTAAGAATTAAACAAGACAAAAAAACCTTTGATGGTTGGTTAAAAAAATAA